The stretch of DNA AGAATGTTACCCAATGGCAATTGACGAGGCGGCAAGATTTGGTTTATGCAGTCTTGAGGGTTGGAAAGACCAGAGATATAGAGATATTCCTGGTGCTTTGAGCACGGTGGAACCACTTCGACTCCATCCCGAACTCGAGAGTGAAACGCTGTAGCGGCGAAGATACTTGGAGGGTAGCCTCCTGGGAAAATAGCTCAGTGCCAGGTTAAATTTTTTTTATAATTAAGACCCTAGCGAGATAGCTAGGGTCTTTGTTTATTTATAATAAGACTGAAGAATTGAGACTAATAATATAGTTTGGTTTTCTTCAGTATTTAAGCTTTTTAGAGTAATGCAACTTCAAAAAAAGATATCGCTCGCTATTATTGTATTGGCGATCGCAGGTTTGACTTTTGCTTCTACCTTAATTCACTTATTAACAGAGCTATGGTGGTTTGAAGCGGTAGAGTTTGCCGATATTTTTTGGAAACGAATTAGTTGGCAAATTATTATTTGGGTTGGTACTCTGACTGTTTTTGCTCTATTTCTTTGGTTAAATTATTGGTTGGCATTACGCTTGACTAAAGATAGAGCGTTTCGTTTTTTGGAAGCTAGTGCATTAGAACCTTTTACTAAAAAAGTTGCTAACTATATCGCTATAGTCTTAATTTTTCTAAGTTCTTTTGCAGTGGCTAATGCTAGTTCTAGTGCCTGGGAAACTATTTTAAAGTATTTTAACGCCACAAATTTTAACAGTAGCGATCCAGTTTATGACAAAGATATTGGCTTTTATTTATTTCGTCTTCCTCTTTATGGCAGTATACAAGATTGGTTATTAACTCTATTAATTGCAGGGTTGGTATTAGCAGCACTCGTATATCTTTTTAAAGGTACAATTCAGTTTAATTGGCAGTGGAAAAGCTTTGTAGTAGAGCGCAATTGGCATAGACTATTAACCAAACCAATAAAAATTCATCTTAGTTTATTACTTGCTGCGATCGCAATTAATGTTGCCTTTGACTTTTGGTTAGAACGCTACGAACTATTATATTCTTCTGCTGGTGTAGTTTGGGGAGCAGATTATACAGATACTCATGCTAGGTTATTAGCTTACTGGGTAATGACTTTTGGCTCTATTTTGCTCGGTGTATTTTTAATTGCTGCCATATGGTCGAGAAGGGCTTTGCTACCAGTATATGGAATTATTGCCTACACGATTGTTTTAATTCTCGTAAACGGAATATACCCAGAATTGCAACAGCGACTGATAGTAGAACCCAACGAACTTGCTAAAGAGTTGCCCTATATCAAACATAATATTGCCTATACGCGATCGGCATATAACTTAGATCGTATAGAAGATAACGATTATCAAGTTTCTAACACTGCCAATAGTATTCAACCTCAAAATCGAGCCACTATTGATAACATTCGCCTTTGGGATTATCGAGCATTACTAAGTACCTATCGACAATTACAAGAAATTCGTTTTTACTACAGGTTCAAAGACGTAGATGTCGATCGCTACACTATAGACAATAACTATCGTCAAGTTATGCTTTCTCCCAGAGAATTTGACTACTCAAAAGTACCTCAAACCGCACGTACCTGGGTCAATCAGCGCCTCAAATATACTCACGGTTATGGTTTAGTAATGAACCCCGTTAATCGAGTAACTTCTGATGGTTTGCCAGTTTTCTGGATTAAAAATATTCCCCCCGTTTCAGAAGTAGATTTGCAAGTTAAAGAACCTGCAATTTATTACGGTGAAGAAACTTCAGACTATATCTTTACGGGAATGAGTACTCCAGAGTTTGACTATCCTCGTGGAGATGAAAACACTACTACTAAATATGATGGTGCTGGCGGCGTACCAATTCCCAGTTTATTACGCAAATTGGCTTATGCTTACGACCTTGGCAGCTTAAAAATTTTAATTTCTCAATACTTTACTTCAGACTCTCGCATTCACTATCATCGTCAGGTTAGAGAGAGAGTTAGTCACGTAGCACCCTTCTTAAAATTCGATCGCGATCCCTATATTGCGCTTATCAACGGTAGATTGCAGTGGATTATCGATGCTTATACTACAAGCAAGTATTATCCTTACTCGGAACCTGTAGCTCACGAAAACGAAACTAATTTAATTGAAGATCGAAATATTAACTATATTCGCAACTCGGTTAAGGTAGTTGTCGATGCTAAAGATGGCACGATGCAGTTTTATATTGTTGACAACCGAGATCCAGTTCTGGCAACTTACCGTAAGATTTTTCCCACTCTATTTAAAGCTTCTAATACTATTCCTCCAGAAGTTAAAGCACATTTTCGCTATCCTCTGGATTTATTTAAAATTCAGGCAAAAATGTATTTGACTTATCACATGAGCGATCCGCAGGTATTTTATAATCGCGAAGACTTATGGCGGTTTTCTACCGAACTTTATGACGGCGCACAGCAACCAAGCGAACCATATTACTTGATTATGCGTTTGCCAGGAGAAGACCGAGAAGAATTCGCGTTAATTTTACCTTTTACTCCCGTCAATAAAGACAACATGATTGCCTGGATGGCAGCACGCTCTGATGGTGAGAACTACGGTAATTTATTACTATATGAATTTTCCAAACAGGAACTAGTCTACGGGCCGTTTCAAATTGAAGCTAGAATCGATCAAAATCCCGAAATTGCCCAACAGTTAACCCTGTGGAGTCAGCAAGGATCGCGAGTAATTCGTGGCGATTTATTAGTAATTCCAATTGATGGTTCTTTATTGTATGTCGAACCCATATACTTACGTGCCGAACAGGGCGAACTTCCAGAACTAAAACGGGTTATTGTCGCTTACAACAAAGATGTAGTAATGACTCCAACTTTGGAACAGTCACTAGCGCAAGTATTTGGAGATTCTCCACCAGCAGCTACAGCTACGCAACCAACCGCTAACAATATAAATTCTGATTTAACGCGTTCTGCTTTAGATACTTATCAAAAGGCTCAGGAGGCATTAAGTCAGGGGAATTGGGCAGAATACGGACGCTATCAACAACAGTTAAAAGAGATTTTACAGGAGTTGGATCGCTAAAAAATCGTGGCGCGATTGAGCGAGTTTAACAAACTTTAGTAATATTTCTGTGAGTTTAAATTTACGTCTAAGCGAAATTTAAGCTATTGATTCACCACATGACGCTAACAAAATATCAGGGTCATTTCATTCTAGTTTTGAGTAACGAATTTAGGTGCTTTGAAGCACCAATAGATAAATATCGATGAAATTATACATGGTATTTTTGTGAACGTATAAAATTTCGTGGTTTAGAATGAAATAGCCCTGACAAAATATAGTTGTCGGTATTATCTTTAGCAACTTTAATAAGTACGGCAAAAGCAGAATCGTTATCAAAACCAGATAAATCTATTGCTGCATCATTTTTAGCTTAAAATATACTTTTATCAAGCGAAATTTCTATAAGTGGCTTGCAATCCATTTTTTTAAATTAAATAACAAGCTCATTATAATCATATCTTTTTTCCAAACAAAAACGAGTAAAATACAATACTTTAATTTAGATACGTTACTGTCAATTCACGAGCTTATCGCGCTATCGACACAAGCACTTATAATTTTGATAAATATTCAATTATTGCATATACTAAGCACAAAAAGCGCATTAAAAAATGTGTAAAAACCAAAACAGTATTAGTTTACACATTCGATATATCTAAGTTTAGATAAATTTAAAAATAATAATTGATGTTGGTATTAATTAAATAATTATTCACGGCAAAAGCAAACAATTATCATATTTAGCCCCAACTAAAAGCAATTTCAAACTAGCCCAGATGGATATTTGATTTGCTTCTGATTTGTTCTTTAATATTAAATTGTTAACATATCTTTGCCGTAAAATAATATTTTAAAAAACTATTTATCAACCCCGTAAACATCAAAAATTTTTTTTTATTTATAGGTAAATATATGTCTTCAAATGTTCGAGATAGTAATTTTTTAAACGAAAACAGTATAGAAAATAGCGATCGCAATCAACTTACATACTCGCAACTGATTCTTTGTGCTGTGGTTATCGGGATCTCAGGCGGTATGGTTGCTACCATATACTACTTCGTACTAGAAACAATGATGCACAGTATGTGGCATACTTTACCAGAAATAGTCGAACCACTATTTCCTGGCTGGCTACCTGCTGGTAACTATGTTTGGATTGCTACTACAGTTGGTGGTTTTTTTGTCGGTTTGGCTCTTTACTTCCTGGGACTTCCTGGAGAAATGGCTCAGGTAGTCGATAAGATCCATAATCCAGGTAAGATTGATATTCGCAAAAGTCCCGCGATGGTTATTGCTTCTTTGATTGCCATTACTTCTGGAGGGAGTGCGGGACCAGAAGCTCCTTTAGTACAGGTTAATGGTAGTTTGGGCAGTTGGTTGGGAGATAAATTAAAACTAACCAAGTCTTCCATCAGGATTTTAACCTTTTGCGGTATGAGTGCGGCTTTAGGAGCTTTTTTTGGCGCACCAATTGGTGCAGCACTTTTTGCTTTGGAAATACCTCATCGTCGGGGTTTGCAATATTTTGAAGCGATCGCTCCTGCTATTATTGCCGCCATTCTTTCTTTTGCTGTATTTCGGCTCAATACTGGCATGACTATTGGCGGTTTCTATCATTTTGAGGAAGTTCCTGCCCTTTCTCCCCAAAATTTGTTTGAAGGTTTGGTTTTGGGCTTTATTGGTGCGGGATTAGCAGTCATGTTTATTTTTGTTTTTCGTTTAATTGGCAAATTACTCGAACCTTTAGAACACGATAGAATTTTGCTGGCGACTTTGGGCGGACTGTCAATTGGTCTAATTGCTTTTGTTTTTCCCCAAACCCTATTTTTTAGCGAAGCGCAAATTCAGACAGTAATTGAAACTGGGGCGAGTTTGGGAGCGGGTTTATTATTAGCGATCGCAATAGCTAAAATGTTTGCTATTAGTTTTACACTTCATTCTGGCTTTTTAGGTGGTTTTATTTTCCCTTTGTTTTTTATTGGTGCTAATGCTGGTTATGCAGTTTCTCTAGCAGTACCACAAGTTCATCCAACGGTAGGTATGGTTTGTCTGATGGCGGCGGTAAACGTAGCCGTAACCAAAACTCCAGTTAGTACCAGTATTATTCTTAGCGTACTTTCAGGTACGACCATGCTGCCTGTAATTGCTATATCCAGCTTTGTTAGTTTTGTTTTAACTAGCCAAATCTCGATGATTAAGACACAGCGTAGTCGAGATTTAGAGGAAGTTAGTTCTTCTAGCTTGATTTTAGAGAAAGTAACTTCAGTTAATGAAGAAGACACTGCTGTTCTCGGTCTGAATAAAATAAAAGCCTTGGTAAATAACTAATATGTCAATTGTAAATTTTTTGGTGGCGATCGCCATATTGCTATTTTCAACTTGCCTTTTCTGTCTGCTTATGACTACAAATCTGGGTTGGGGTCCCGTAGTTTATGTTAGTTGTTTCCTTGGCGGCATAGTCCTTATAGGTTGGACTGGTGTTGCTTGTCTCGATCTATTCAAAGATTGAAAAAATTTTTCGCTCGAACTACAAACTCCGAACTCCGAACTTATGTACTTCGGGGTGAAATCTCAACCATTGCTCGATGTCTGTCAGTACTAACTGGGGTATTTCCCAGGGAAAGAGATGGGCATGAGGATAACTTTTCCAATGACAATATTTTAAATGCCTAGCGGTTTCTCGACTAGAATCGACAGTAATATGGCGATCGCTTTCTCCTGCTAAGACCAAACAGGGAATTTCTATTTTCTCTAAATCTGCTAAACGATTGTAACCTT from Myxosarcina sp. GI1 encodes:
- a CDS encoding UPF0182 family protein encodes the protein MQLQKKISLAIIVLAIAGLTFASTLIHLLTELWWFEAVEFADIFWKRISWQIIIWVGTLTVFALFLWLNYWLALRLTKDRAFRFLEASALEPFTKKVANYIAIVLIFLSSFAVANASSSAWETILKYFNATNFNSSDPVYDKDIGFYLFRLPLYGSIQDWLLTLLIAGLVLAALVYLFKGTIQFNWQWKSFVVERNWHRLLTKPIKIHLSLLLAAIAINVAFDFWLERYELLYSSAGVVWGADYTDTHARLLAYWVMTFGSILLGVFLIAAIWSRRALLPVYGIIAYTIVLILVNGIYPELQQRLIVEPNELAKELPYIKHNIAYTRSAYNLDRIEDNDYQVSNTANSIQPQNRATIDNIRLWDYRALLSTYRQLQEIRFYYRFKDVDVDRYTIDNNYRQVMLSPREFDYSKVPQTARTWVNQRLKYTHGYGLVMNPVNRVTSDGLPVFWIKNIPPVSEVDLQVKEPAIYYGEETSDYIFTGMSTPEFDYPRGDENTTTKYDGAGGVPIPSLLRKLAYAYDLGSLKILISQYFTSDSRIHYHRQVRERVSHVAPFLKFDRDPYIALINGRLQWIIDAYTTSKYYPYSEPVAHENETNLIEDRNINYIRNSVKVVVDAKDGTMQFYIVDNRDPVLATYRKIFPTLFKASNTIPPEVKAHFRYPLDLFKIQAKMYLTYHMSDPQVFYNREDLWRFSTELYDGAQQPSEPYYLIMRLPGEDREEFALILPFTPVNKDNMIAWMAARSDGENYGNLLLYEFSKQELVYGPFQIEARIDQNPEIAQQLTLWSQQGSRVIRGDLLVIPIDGSLLYVEPIYLRAEQGELPELKRVIVAYNKDVVMTPTLEQSLAQVFGDSPPAATATQPTANNINSDLTRSALDTYQKAQEALSQGNWAEYGRYQQQLKEILQELDR
- a CDS encoding chloride channel protein; protein product: MSSNVRDSNFLNENSIENSDRNQLTYSQLILCAVVIGISGGMVATIYYFVLETMMHSMWHTLPEIVEPLFPGWLPAGNYVWIATTVGGFFVGLALYFLGLPGEMAQVVDKIHNPGKIDIRKSPAMVIASLIAITSGGSAGPEAPLVQVNGSLGSWLGDKLKLTKSSIRILTFCGMSAALGAFFGAPIGAALFALEIPHRRGLQYFEAIAPAIIAAILSFAVFRLNTGMTIGGFYHFEEVPALSPQNLFEGLVLGFIGAGLAVMFIFVFRLIGKLLEPLEHDRILLATLGGLSIGLIAFVFPQTLFFSEAQIQTVIETGASLGAGLLLAIAIAKMFAISFTLHSGFLGGFIFPLFFIGANAGYAVSLAVPQVHPTVGMVCLMAAVNVAVTKTPVSTSIILSVLSGTTMLPVIAISSFVSFVLTSQISMIKTQRSRDLEEVSSSSLILEKVTSVNEEDTAVLGLNKIKALVNN